From one Streptomyces sp. ICC1 genomic stretch:
- a CDS encoding nuclear transport factor 2 family protein: MPTTEFAPERRRMLTMLGTGAAVAGLGALAAATPAGADTTAATSADDFELAASYGSSTAVADELAIRRLLETYLYAVDTKDKTVFRTLFTDDAVLTVMAHPDGTAGIVKTGIEAVVANLDGAAAWGYSTHVTANAFIRPTGRTTATGDSHATAQLVYPATATAPETVIVRGIRYRDEYVKAAGVWKIRKRVFSPTWQYNGASLQIAYPN, translated from the coding sequence ATGCCGACCACCGAATTCGCCCCCGAACGCCGCCGCATGCTCACCATGCTGGGCACCGGTGCCGCCGTAGCCGGGCTCGGCGCCCTCGCCGCCGCGACGCCGGCCGGCGCCGACACGACCGCCGCCACCAGCGCCGACGACTTCGAACTCGCCGCCTCCTACGGCTCGTCCACCGCCGTCGCGGACGAACTGGCCATCCGCCGCCTGCTGGAGACGTACCTCTACGCCGTGGACACCAAGGACAAGACGGTCTTCCGGACCCTGTTCACCGACGACGCCGTCCTGACCGTGATGGCCCACCCCGACGGCACCGCCGGCATCGTGAAGACCGGCATCGAGGCGGTCGTCGCCAACCTCGACGGCGCCGCGGCCTGGGGCTACTCCACCCACGTCACCGCCAACGCCTTCATCCGCCCCACCGGCCGGACGACCGCGACGGGCGACAGCCACGCCACCGCCCAGCTCGTCTACCCGGCCACCGCGACCGCGCCGGAGACCGTCATCGTGCGCGGCATCCGCTACCGCGACGAGTACGTGAAGGCCGCGGGCGTCTGGAAGATCCGCAAGCGCGTCTTCTCCCCCACCTGGCAGTACAACGGCGCCTCCCTCCAGATCGCCTACCCCAACTGA
- a CDS encoding ATP-binding protein, whose product MYTREVQGALANVRRHARASAVVVTLTYQACAVSVDVWDDGVGFDPAGRHAGGSAGRDGLRLLRLRVGHLGGRAVVESTPGGGTVVSVRLPVGDPVRGSVGDPVRGLVRGSVRGSVQGSVRDPA is encoded by the coding sequence GTGTATACGCGCGAGGTCCAGGGCGCGCTGGCCAACGTACGCAGGCACGCGCGGGCCTCGGCCGTGGTCGTGACGCTCACCTACCAGGCGTGCGCGGTGAGCGTGGACGTGTGGGACGACGGCGTCGGGTTCGATCCGGCCGGGCGGCATGCGGGCGGGAGCGCCGGCCGTGACGGGTTGCGGCTGCTGCGGCTGCGGGTCGGGCACCTGGGGGGCCGGGCCGTGGTGGAGAGCACACCGGGCGGCGGCACGGTGGTGTCGGTCCGGCTTCCGGTAGGGGATCCGGTACGGGGGTCGGTAGGGGATCCGGTACGGGGTCTGGTGCGGGGTTCGGTGCGGGGTTCGGTGCAGGGTTCGGTGCGGGATCCGGCATGA
- a CDS encoding ABC transporter substrate-binding protein, producing MTAAFTTTRTSRRQFLTLLGISAAAVSCGTATATGARGSQVTSLKYQGSVGAVTLPELAAELGYLADVTLDWVGNTISGPQDIQSAATGQTHFGGAFNGAIVKLASSKAQIKAVTSYYGSDKDTYLGYYVLEDSPIRSARDLIGKKVGMNTLGAHAQALLDIYLERNGVPKADAAKVESLVVPPVNTEQALRQKQIEVGVLSGVLRDKALAAGGIRPLFKDFELLGSFSAGSYVMTQRFIKENPDTVRAFTTGVAKAIEWSRSTPREEVIAKMTEIVKKRGRNEDTATLQYWRSYGVAEPGGRIADKEFQLWIDWLGERGEVKKGQLKAADLYTNEFNGFGKG from the coding sequence ATGACCGCAGCCTTCACCACGACCCGCACCTCCCGACGCCAGTTCCTCACCCTGCTCGGCATCTCGGCGGCCGCGGTGAGCTGCGGGACGGCGACCGCCACCGGCGCCCGCGGCAGCCAGGTCACCTCCCTGAAGTACCAGGGATCCGTCGGCGCGGTCACGCTCCCCGAACTCGCCGCCGAACTCGGCTACCTCGCAGACGTCACCCTGGACTGGGTCGGCAACACCATCAGCGGCCCCCAGGACATCCAGTCCGCCGCCACCGGCCAGACCCACTTCGGCGGCGCCTTCAACGGCGCGATCGTCAAACTGGCCTCCAGCAAGGCCCAGATCAAGGCCGTCACCTCCTACTACGGCTCCGACAAGGACACGTACCTCGGCTACTACGTCCTGGAGGACAGCCCGATCCGCTCCGCCCGAGACCTGATCGGCAAGAAGGTCGGCATGAACACCCTGGGCGCCCACGCCCAGGCCCTGCTGGACATCTACCTGGAGCGCAACGGCGTCCCCAAGGCCGATGCGGCCAAGGTCGAGTCCCTCGTCGTGCCGCCCGTCAACACCGAACAGGCGCTGCGGCAGAAGCAGATCGAGGTCGGCGTCCTCAGCGGCGTGCTGCGCGACAAGGCCCTGGCGGCCGGCGGCATCCGCCCGCTGTTCAAGGACTTCGAGCTCCTCGGATCCTTCAGCGCGGGCTCGTACGTGATGACCCAGCGCTTCATCAAGGAGAACCCGGACACCGTGCGGGCCTTCACCACGGGCGTCGCCAAGGCCATCGAGTGGTCCCGTTCCACCCCGCGCGAGGAGGTCATCGCCAAGATGACGGAGATCGTCAAGAAGCGCGGCCGCAACGAGGACACGGCGACCCTGCAGTACTGGCGCTCGTACGGGGTCGCCGAGCCCGGCGGCCGGATCGCCGACAAGGAGTTCCAGCTCTGGATCGACTGGCTGGGCGAGCGCGGCGAGGTCAAGAAGGGGCAGCTGAAGGCCGCCGACCTCTACACCAACGAGTTCAACGGATTCGGGAAGGGCTGA
- a CDS encoding phage tail protein, with the protein MAGNSSEIRVAGNGRLFVAAAGTALPTAFTGKPDVDWGASWKDVGFTTADGVTFSKKDKLEPVDSWQAVSPVHFTYSDRDLSIKFSMLQFNELTLPFFMGGGAVVDEATPANGIYRYDIADSPKSDARALGLEFTDTKASDGAVVTYRFYIPRGQVTASDDIKLARKTASTLGITFTALSAGDDKPLASFVMKDGAYSAL; encoded by the coding sequence ATGGCAGGAAACTCTTCCGAGATCCGCGTAGCCGGCAACGGTCGCCTCTTCGTCGCCGCGGCCGGCACGGCGCTGCCGACCGCCTTCACCGGCAAGCCGGACGTCGACTGGGGCGCCAGCTGGAAGGACGTTGGCTTCACCACGGCGGACGGCGTCACCTTCTCCAAGAAGGACAAGCTCGAGCCGGTCGACTCGTGGCAGGCGGTCAGCCCGGTCCACTTCACCTACTCCGACCGGGACCTGAGCATCAAGTTCTCGATGCTCCAGTTCAACGAGCTGACGCTGCCGTTCTTCATGGGCGGCGGCGCGGTCGTCGACGAGGCCACGCCGGCCAACGGCATCTACCGCTACGACATCGCGGACTCGCCGAAGTCGGACGCCCGCGCCCTCGGCCTGGAGTTCACCGACACCAAGGCGAGCGACGGCGCGGTCGTGACCTACCGCTTCTACATCCCGCGCGGCCAGGTCACCGCCTCCGACGACATCAAGCTGGCCCGCAAGACGGCGTCCACGCTGGGCATCACCTTCACCGCCCTGTCCGCGGGCGACGACAAGCCGCTGGCGAGCTTCGTCATGAAGGACGGCGCGTACTCCGCCCTCTGA
- a CDS encoding ABC transporter permease, protein MSTTVESAQVQEARVAEPPVRDPAPPAVREPARPPVRVPAAALALRVLRVLRAVALRSAAILALLALWETAPRLGLVDATFLPPVSEVATAWWGLLADGQLGEHTRASLVRSFGGFGIAVLVAVPLGLLIGWYRPVAALLGPLLEVFRNTAALALLPVFVLLLGIGETSKVSIVVYACVWPILLNTISAVGNADPTLVKLARSMDLSTPRLFQKVILPASVPAIFTGVRLAGAVSILVLVAAEMIGAKAGLGYLINASQFNFAIPQMYAGIVTISAIGLVFNQVLVAIERRLSVWRVPS, encoded by the coding sequence ATGAGCACCACAGTGGAGTCGGCGCAGGTCCAGGAGGCCCGGGTCGCGGAGCCGCCGGTACGCGATCCCGCGCCCCCGGCGGTACGGGAGCCCGCGCGGCCCCCCGTACGGGTGCCGGCCGCGGCCCTGGCCCTGCGGGTCCTGCGCGTGCTGCGGGCGGTGGCGCTGCGCTCGGCCGCGATCCTCGCCCTGCTCGCGCTCTGGGAGACGGCGCCGCGGCTGGGGCTCGTCGACGCGACGTTCCTGCCGCCGGTCAGCGAGGTCGCCACGGCGTGGTGGGGGCTGCTGGCCGACGGACAGCTCGGCGAGCACACCCGGGCCAGCCTGGTCCGCTCCTTCGGGGGCTTCGGCATCGCGGTGCTGGTCGCGGTGCCGCTCGGACTGCTGATCGGCTGGTACCGGCCGGTGGCCGCGCTGCTCGGGCCGCTGCTGGAGGTGTTCCGCAACACGGCGGCCCTCGCGCTGCTGCCGGTGTTCGTGCTGCTGCTGGGCATCGGGGAGACCTCCAAGGTCTCGATCGTCGTGTACGCCTGCGTCTGGCCGATCCTGCTGAACACCATCAGCGCGGTGGGCAACGCCGATCCGACGCTGGTGAAACTGGCGCGGTCCATGGACCTGTCCACGCCGAGGCTCTTCCAGAAGGTGATCCTGCCCGCGTCGGTGCCGGCCATCTTCACGGGCGTCCGGCTGGCCGGGGCCGTCTCGATCCTGGTCCTGGTGGCCGCCGAGATGATCGGCGCGAAGGCGGGCCTCGGCTACCTGATCAACGCCTCGCAGTTCAACTTCGCGATCCCCCAGATGTACGCGGGCATCGTCACCATCTCCGCCATCGGGCTGGTCTTCAACCAGGTCCTGGTCGCGATCGAACGCCGCCTGAGCGTCTGGCGCGTCCCGTCCTGA
- a CDS encoding response regulator transcription factor: MTRTRILLVDDHPVVRAGLRALLSGCPDFEVCAEAPDGAAALRLVRELAPDLVLMDIRLGAGMCGLEATRRIGRLPAPPRVVVLTSYESDAYVVRAVEAGVAGYLLKGSPPDQLFQSLRTVAAGESALSPSVVSRLMNRYRAPKTVLTARETEILELIATGRSNREIGSALFISGTTVKTHLVHVYEKLGVENRTAAARAAVDRGLIAPQH, translated from the coding sequence ATGACGCGTACGCGGATCCTGCTGGTCGACGACCACCCGGTGGTGCGGGCGGGGCTGCGGGCCCTGCTGTCCGGGTGCCCCGACTTCGAGGTGTGCGCGGAGGCGCCGGACGGGGCCGCGGCGCTGCGGCTGGTCCGGGAACTGGCCCCCGACCTGGTCCTGATGGACATCCGGCTGGGTGCCGGGATGTGCGGGCTGGAGGCGACCAGGCGGATCGGCCGGCTGCCCGCACCGCCCCGGGTGGTCGTGCTGACGAGCTACGAGTCCGACGCGTACGTCGTACGGGCGGTGGAGGCGGGCGTGGCGGGGTACCTGCTGAAGGGATCCCCGCCCGACCAGCTGTTCCAGTCGCTGCGGACGGTCGCCGCGGGCGAGTCGGCGTTGTCGCCCTCGGTCGTCTCGCGGCTGATGAACCGGTACCGGGCGCCGAAGACGGTGCTGACGGCCCGGGAGACGGAGATCCTGGAGCTGATCGCGACGGGCCGTTCCAACCGGGAGATCGGCTCGGCGCTGTTCATCAGCGGGACGACGGTCAAGACCCACCTGGTGCACGTCTACGAGAAGCTCGGGGTGGAGAACCGTACGGCGGCCGCGCGGGCGGCGGTCGACCGCGGCCTCATCGCGCCGCAGCACTAG
- a CDS encoding ABC transporter ATP-binding protein → MAKIVFESVTKTFPTKDKKNKKNKEQFTALDGIDLEIAAGEFLVVVGPSGCGKSTLLDLLGGLTPPTSGRILLDGKPVTGPGLDRGIVFQQYALLPWRTALGNIEFGLEATGVPRRLRTARAREFLDLVGLTGFEDRHPHELSGGMRQRVAIARSLAYDPDVLLMDEPFAALDAQTRESLQDELRRIWQSTGKTVVFITHGIEEAVYLGQRVAVITSRPGRVKEVVPVSFGDRSAGATGEDLRSSPEFARYRHEIWTLLHDEVARAQQLEKEEATV, encoded by the coding sequence ATGGCGAAGATCGTGTTCGAGTCCGTGACGAAGACCTTCCCGACGAAGGACAAGAAGAACAAGAAGAACAAGGAGCAGTTCACCGCCCTCGACGGCATCGACCTGGAGATCGCGGCGGGCGAGTTCCTGGTCGTCGTGGGCCCCAGCGGCTGCGGCAAGTCCACCCTCCTCGACCTGCTCGGCGGCCTGACCCCGCCCACCTCCGGCCGGATCCTGCTCGACGGCAAGCCGGTCACGGGCCCGGGACTGGACCGCGGCATCGTCTTCCAGCAGTACGCGCTGCTGCCGTGGCGCACCGCGCTCGGCAACATCGAATTCGGCCTGGAGGCCACCGGCGTACCGCGCCGCCTGCGGACGGCGAGGGCCCGGGAGTTCCTCGACCTCGTCGGTCTCACCGGCTTCGAGGACCGCCATCCGCACGAGCTGTCCGGAGGGATGCGCCAGCGCGTCGCCATCGCGCGCTCCCTCGCCTACGACCCGGACGTGCTGCTCATGGACGAGCCGTTCGCCGCGCTCGACGCGCAGACCAGGGAGTCCCTCCAGGACGAACTGCGCCGGATCTGGCAGAGCACCGGCAAGACGGTCGTGTTCATCACGCACGGCATCGAGGAGGCCGTGTACCTCGGGCAGCGGGTGGCCGTCATCACCTCCCGCCCCGGGCGGGTCAAGGAGGTCGTCCCGGTGTCGTTCGGCGACCGTTCCGCCGGGGCCACCGGAGAAGACCTGCGCTCCAGCCCGGAGTTCGCCCGCTACCGCCACGAGATCTGGACCCTCCTCCACGACGAGGTGGCCCGCGCCCAGCAACTGGAGAAGGAGGAGGCCACGGTATGA
- the ssuE gene encoding NADPH-dependent FMN reductase, with product MPKLLALTGSPSVHSRTAVVADHVLRRLNHAGFETAHLSLRELPAADLLSARRGEPEIRRALEAVAEADGVVIATPVYKASYTGLLKAFLDLLPQDGLAGKTVLPLATGGSLAHVLTIDYALRPVLAALGARHVTAGRFVLDSSVERGDGPDRLRPEAELDLFQAVDEFAEALRAAQAAVLTTAH from the coding sequence GTGCCCAAGCTGCTCGCCCTCACCGGCAGCCCGTCCGTCCATTCCCGTACCGCCGTCGTCGCCGACCACGTGCTGCGCCGGCTGAACCACGCCGGGTTCGAGACCGCGCACCTCTCCCTGCGCGAGCTCCCCGCCGCCGACCTGCTCTCCGCCCGCCGCGGCGAGCCGGAGATCCGGCGGGCCCTCGAAGCCGTCGCCGAAGCCGACGGGGTCGTCATCGCGACCCCCGTCTACAAGGCCTCGTACACCGGACTGCTCAAGGCCTTCCTCGACCTGCTCCCGCAGGACGGACTGGCCGGCAAAACGGTTCTCCCGCTGGCCACCGGCGGCAGCCTCGCGCACGTCCTGACCATCGACTACGCCCTGCGCCCGGTCCTCGCCGCGCTCGGTGCCCGGCACGTGACCGCCGGCCGTTTCGTCCTGGACTCCTCCGTCGAGCGCGGGGACGGCCCCGACCGGCTGCGGCCCGAGGCCGAACTGGACCTCTTCCAGGCCGTCGACGAGTTCGCCGAGGCCCTGCGCGCCGCCCAGGCAGCCGTGCTCACCACCGCGCACTGA